A region of Natribaculum luteum DNA encodes the following proteins:
- a CDS encoding NADH-quinone oxidoreductase subunit D codes for MSTELERAVTETVTEEQLEALVGDRALARDDHKNAPGFVVRPDDVQDVLFDLRDEAGFDHLSCVTAQQYEDRYESIYHLKKYADPTQEVSIVVPTSVDDPVSQTAEPVFRSADWAEREAFDLVGIDYEGHPDPRRILLPETWQGHPLSLDYDQEKPQIVTLTEHANPIQPDHRDDESDTMFLNIGPHHPATHGVLHVKTVLDGETVADVDPDIGYLHRSEEQMCQQGTYRHQIMPYPDRWDYVSAGILNEWAYARTAEDLADLEVPEYAQVIRTMSAELSRIASHMLALGTFALDVYGDFTAIFQYAFRDREVVQDILEDLTGQRLMFNYLRLGGVAWDLPEPREEFFAKVRDFLDDLPAKVAEYNDLVTSNEIFQIRCVDTGILEPEVAKQYGCTGPVARGSGIDYDLRRDDPYGYYPNLEWNVVTEDGCDNYSRVLVRMQEVEESAKIIEQCIDLLEEWPEDERNIQSNVPRTLKPDADTETYRAVEAAKGELGIYIRSDGTDKPGRFKIRSPSFHNLSALEEMTKGEYIPDLVASLGSLDIVLGEVDR; via the coding sequence ATGAGTACGGAACTCGAGCGAGCAGTAACGGAGACGGTAACCGAAGAACAGCTCGAGGCGCTGGTCGGCGATCGCGCGCTCGCGCGTGACGATCACAAGAATGCGCCTGGCTTCGTCGTCCGTCCCGACGACGTCCAGGACGTCCTCTTCGACCTGCGCGACGAGGCGGGATTCGACCATCTCTCGTGTGTGACCGCCCAGCAGTACGAGGATCGGTACGAGTCGATCTACCACTTAAAGAAGTACGCCGATCCGACCCAGGAAGTGAGCATCGTCGTTCCCACGTCGGTCGACGATCCCGTCAGCCAGACGGCAGAGCCGGTCTTCCGGTCGGCCGACTGGGCCGAACGCGAGGCGTTCGACCTCGTCGGGATCGACTACGAGGGCCACCCCGACCCGCGTCGGATCCTCTTGCCGGAGACGTGGCAGGGCCACCCCCTCAGCCTCGACTACGATCAGGAGAAACCCCAGATCGTCACGCTCACCGAACACGCGAACCCGATCCAGCCCGACCACCGGGACGACGAGTCGGACACGATGTTTCTCAACATCGGTCCACACCACCCGGCGACCCACGGCGTGCTCCACGTCAAGACGGTGCTGGACGGCGAAACCGTCGCCGACGTCGATCCCGACATCGGCTATCTGCACCGCAGTGAGGAGCAGATGTGCCAGCAGGGCACCTACCGTCACCAGATCATGCCCTACCCGGACCGGTGGGACTACGTCTCGGCCGGCATCTTAAACGAGTGGGCCTACGCCCGTACCGCCGAGGATCTCGCCGACCTCGAGGTGCCCGAGTACGCACAGGTCATCCGGACGATGAGCGCGGAACTGTCCCGGATCGCCTCGCACATGCTGGCGCTCGGGACGTTCGCACTCGACGTCTACGGGGACTTCACGGCGATCTTCCAGTACGCGTTCCGCGACCGGGAGGTCGTCCAGGACATTTTGGAGGACCTCACCGGCCAGCGGCTGATGTTCAACTACCTTCGGCTGGGTGGCGTGGCGTGGGACCTGCCCGAGCCCCGCGAGGAGTTCTTCGCGAAGGTCCGGGACTTCCTCGACGACCTCCCGGCGAAAGTCGCGGAGTACAACGACCTCGTCACGTCGAACGAGATCTTCCAGATTCGGTGTGTCGACACCGGGATCTTAGAGCCCGAGGTCGCGAAACAGTACGGCTGTACCGGGCCCGTCGCTCGCGGCTCCGGGATCGACTACGACCTCCGGCGGGACGACCCCTACGGCTACTATCCGAACCTCGAGTGGAACGTCGTCACCGAGGACGGCTGTGACAACTACAGCCGCGTGCTCGTCCGGATGCAGGAAGTCGAGGAGTCTGCGAAGATCATCGAGCAGTGTATCGACCTGCTCGAGGAGTGGCCCGAGGACGAACGCAATATTCAGAGCAACGTTCCCCGGACGCTCAAGCCGGACGCCGACACCGAGACCTACCGCGCCGTCGAGGCCGCGAAGGGCGAACTCGGGATCTACATCCGGTCTGACGGAACGGACAAGCCGGGTCGATTCAAGATCCGCAGTCCGAGTTTCCACAACCTCTCGGCACTCGAGGAGATGACGAAAGGCGAGTATATCCCCGACCTGGTCGCGTCGCTTGGCAGCCTCGACATCGTTCTCGGGGAGGTGGATCGGTAA
- a CDS encoding complex I subunit 1/NuoH family protein, which produces MLAPLQNGDTYLFPERIADLTGLSEYGTAGDLVAAFIAAFIVGNLMLAMTGVAGPWAKRKITAAFTDRIAVNRVGPFGLLIIVADAVRLLSKENIIPENADRPAYDLAPIVVAGSAMLGFAVIPMGSGVQLADPEVGLAYVFAVAGIASIGLVMAGYASSNKYSLLGGLRAVAQNVAYEIPLVVTGMSVVIFAGSLQMSTIVEAQAEPLFTVAGVAIPSWYALINPFAFVLFIVANLAEVGRNPFDIPEAPTEIVAGYQTEYSSVYFVLIYLGEFLHIFLGGAIIATIFLGGPAGPVLPGIVWFIIKIWAVFLLTQWFRSAVPRVRIDQLIEIGWKGMLVLAFANFVLTAIIVGLIA; this is translated from the coding sequence ATGCTGGCGCCGCTGCAAAACGGCGACACGTACCTGTTCCCCGAACGGATCGCCGACCTCACCGGGTTGAGCGAGTACGGCACTGCCGGCGACCTGGTCGCGGCGTTCATCGCCGCGTTCATCGTCGGCAACCTGATGCTCGCGATGACCGGGGTCGCCGGGCCGTGGGCGAAACGGAAGATCACGGCAGCGTTCACGGACCGGATCGCGGTCAACCGCGTCGGGCCGTTCGGCCTACTGATCATCGTCGCCGACGCCGTCCGGCTACTCTCGAAGGAGAACATTATCCCCGAGAACGCAGACCGGCCGGCCTACGACCTCGCGCCGATCGTCGTCGCGGGGTCGGCGATGCTCGGATTCGCCGTCATCCCGATGGGGTCGGGCGTGCAACTCGCCGATCCAGAAGTCGGCCTGGCGTACGTCTTTGCCGTCGCCGGCATCGCGAGCATCGGCCTGGTGATGGCCGGCTACGCATCCTCGAACAAGTACTCGCTGCTCGGCGGTCTCCGGGCGGTCGCACAGAACGTCGCCTACGAGATCCCGCTCGTCGTGACCGGGATGTCCGTGGTCATCTTCGCGGGCTCGCTGCAGATGAGTACCATCGTCGAGGCGCAGGCCGAGCCGCTGTTTACCGTCGCCGGCGTCGCCATCCCATCGTGGTACGCACTCATCAACCCGTTCGCGTTCGTGCTGTTCATCGTGGCCAACCTCGCCGAGGTCGGGCGGAACCCGTTCGACATTCCCGAGGCGCCAACCGAGATCGTCGCCGGGTATCAGACGGAGTACTCGAGCGTCTACTTCGTCCTGATCTACCTCGGTGAGTTCCTGCACATCTTCCTCGGCGGTGCGATCATCGCGACGATCTTCCTCGGTGGACCCGCCGGCCCGGTGTTGCCGGGCATCGTCTGGTTCATCATCAAGATCTGGGCGGTGTTCTTGCTTACCCAGTGGTTCCGCTCTGCGGTGCCGCGGGTGCGGATCGACCAACTCATCGAAATCGGCTGGAAGGGGATGCTCGTCCTCGCCTTTGCGAACTTCGTGCTCACCGCAATCATCGTGGGGCTGATAGCATGA
- a CDS encoding NuoI/complex I 23 kDa subunit family protein, which yields MIGILKSMATTMKHALDGNTFTVEYPETTPDVSPRFRGVHKFSQERCIWCRQCENVCPNDTIQIVTDDQRQGEQYNLHIGQCVYCRLCEEVCPVDAILLTQNFEFTADTKHDFVYNKEQLKAVPWYKDIDPLESREPDRGAWIGEGEGEVDYQ from the coding sequence ATGATCGGAATACTCAAATCGATGGCAACGACGATGAAACACGCGCTGGACGGCAACACGTTCACCGTCGAGTACCCGGAGACGACGCCGGACGTCTCGCCGCGGTTCCGCGGCGTCCACAAGTTCAGCCAGGAGCGGTGTATCTGGTGTCGCCAGTGTGAGAACGTCTGTCCGAACGACACGATCCAGATCGTCACCGACGACCAGCGACAGGGCGAACAGTACAACCTCCACATCGGACAGTGTGTCTACTGTCGGCTCTGTGAGGAAGTCTGTCCCGTCGACGCCATCCTGCTCACCCAGAACTTCGAGTTCACGGCTGACACGAAACACGACTTCGTGTACAACAAAGAGCAGCTGAAGGCAGTACCGTGGTACAAGGACATCGACCCGCTCGAGTCGCGCGAACCCGACAGGGGTGCGTGGATCGGCGAGGGCGAGGGAGAGGTCGATTACCAGTAA
- a CDS encoding NADH-quinone oxidoreductase subunit J gives MTYELIAFALFAVVTLGSAIGVVLMQDPWHSALLLGVALLSVAVYYVMLAAEFVAVMQVLVYVGGVLVLIAFAVMLTQRNESEEVAQT, from the coding sequence ATGACATACGAGCTGATCGCGTTCGCGCTGTTCGCGGTGGTGACGCTGGGCAGTGCGATCGGCGTCGTGCTCATGCAGGATCCGTGGCACTCCGCGCTCCTGCTGGGTGTGGCGCTTTTGAGCGTCGCGGTCTACTACGTGATGCTGGCGGCTGAGTTCGTCGCCGTCATGCAGGTCCTCGTCTACGTGGGCGGGGTCCTCGTTCTCATCGCGTTCGCCGTGATGCTCACGCAACGTAACGAATCCGAAGAGGTGGCACAGACATGA
- the nuoK gene encoding NADH-quinone oxidoreductase subunit NuoK, translated as MSVPVDYYVLLSMALFCIGLFGILTRRNALMFLMSVEIMLNAANVNLIAFAFYHGNLTGQVFALFTMALAAAEVAVGLGIILVLYRNFRDVDVTVPSAMRW; from the coding sequence GTGAGCGTCCCCGTCGATTACTACGTGCTGTTGTCGATGGCCCTCTTCTGCATCGGGCTGTTCGGTATCCTGACGCGGCGTAACGCACTGATGTTCCTGATGTCCGTCGAGATCATGCTGAACGCGGCGAACGTCAACCTGATCGCGTTCGCGTTCTATCACGGCAACCTCACCGGCCAGGTGTTCGCGCTGTTTACGATGGCGCTGGCCGCCGCCGAGGTCGCCGTGGGGCTCGGGATCATCCTGGTGTTGTACCGTAACTTCCGCGACGTCGACGTGACAGTGCCGTCGGCAATGAGGTGGTAA
- the nuoL gene encoding NADH-quinone oxidoreductase subunit L, translating into MATAFEFAPAIALFPLAAFVIALVFGDYMPKKGAFAGIFATAGSLLLSLWVLVTVAGGEVYDEQLYQWAVGDQIGFHFGILLDPLSALMLVIVSLIALLVHIFSLGYMNAEGETGLRRYYAELGLFTFSMLAFVFADNLLMAFMFFELVGLCSYLLIGFWFRTESAPSAAKKAFLVTRFGDYFFLVGVVAIAATFGTLSFAGTESFPTAAEAAIDNGETLFGFDAETWVTITGLLVLGGVIGKSAQFPLHTWLPDAMEGPTTVSALIHAATMVAAGVYLVARMFGFYAQSPTALSIIAFVGGFTALFAATMGVVKDDIKQVLAYSTISQYGYMMLGLGVGGYVAGVFHLMNHAFFKALLFLGAGAVIILMHHEQDMWKMGGLKDKAPVAYYTFLSGALALAGIVPFSGFWSKDEVLFDALIVGLEQPLFLAAYAMGLIGVFFTGFYTFRMVFLTFHGEPRTDAARDPHPIGWSVKVPLIVLGVLALVAGVVNLAPIGKLTGADITFLEFWLDGEYGAVEGLTYHAYHEAVPFAEGYIGTETVTMLAGAGLSLGLALAGAGLAYSLYNVPEPVPHTEKLGPVRTLLRSNYYQDEYQVWLAEGLTLPLSRAADRFDQGVIDGVVNGVSSVSLFGSGWIKRIQTGVVTNYAALLVLGFIVLLVVLGLHGGWFA; encoded by the coding sequence ATGGCAACCGCATTCGAATTCGCACCGGCGATCGCGTTGTTCCCGCTCGCGGCGTTCGTCATCGCGCTGGTCTTCGGCGACTACATGCCGAAGAAGGGCGCGTTCGCAGGCATCTTCGCGACGGCAGGGTCGTTACTGCTCTCGCTGTGGGTGTTAGTGACCGTCGCGGGTGGTGAAGTGTACGACGAACAGCTCTACCAGTGGGCGGTCGGCGACCAGATCGGGTTCCACTTCGGTATCCTGCTCGATCCGCTGTCGGCGCTGATGCTCGTGATCGTCTCGCTGATCGCGTTGCTCGTCCACATCTTCAGCCTCGGGTACATGAACGCCGAAGGCGAGACCGGCCTGCGGCGATACTACGCCGAACTCGGGCTGTTCACCTTCAGCATGCTCGCGTTCGTCTTCGCGGACAACCTGCTGATGGCGTTTATGTTCTTCGAGCTCGTGGGGCTGTGTTCGTACCTGCTGATCGGCTTCTGGTTCCGCACGGAATCGGCTCCCTCGGCCGCGAAGAAGGCGTTCCTGGTCACCCGCTTCGGTGACTACTTCTTCCTCGTCGGCGTCGTCGCCATCGCGGCGACGTTCGGGACGCTCTCGTTCGCCGGAACCGAGTCGTTCCCCACGGCGGCCGAAGCCGCGATCGACAACGGCGAAACGCTGTTCGGCTTCGACGCCGAGACCTGGGTGACGATCACCGGCCTGCTCGTCCTCGGTGGCGTCATCGGCAAGTCCGCGCAGTTCCCGCTGCACACCTGGCTGCCCGACGCGATGGAGGGTCCGACCACCGTCTCCGCGCTCATTCACGCGGCGACGATGGTCGCAGCCGGTGTCTACCTGGTCGCCCGGATGTTCGGCTTCTACGCCCAGTCGCCGACGGCGCTGTCGATCATCGCCTTCGTCGGCGGCTTCACGGCGCTGTTTGCCGCGACGATGGGCGTCGTCAAAGACGACATCAAGCAGGTGCTCGCGTACTCGACGATCAGCCAGTACGGCTACATGATGCTGGGACTGGGTGTCGGCGGCTACGTCGCAGGCGTCTTCCACCTCATGAACCACGCCTTCTTCAAGGCACTCCTGTTCCTCGGTGCCGGTGCCGTTATCATCCTGATGCACCACGAACAGGACATGTGGAAGATGGGCGGCCTGAAAGACAAGGCTCCCGTCGCCTACTACACGTTCCTCTCGGGTGCACTCGCGCTCGCGGGAATCGTCCCGTTCTCGGGCTTCTGGTCCAAAGACGAGGTGCTGTTCGACGCGCTCATCGTCGGCCTCGAGCAACCACTCTTCCTCGCGGCCTACGCGATGGGGCTGATCGGCGTGTTCTTCACCGGCTTCTACACCTTCCGGATGGTGTTTCTCACCTTCCACGGTGAGCCGCGAACCGACGCCGCCAGAGATCCCCACCCGATCGGCTGGAGCGTCAAGGTACCGCTGATCGTCCTCGGCGTCCTCGCGCTGGTCGCGGGCGTCGTGAACCTCGCGCCGATCGGCAAACTCACCGGCGCCGATATCACCTTCCTCGAGTTCTGGCTCGACGGCGAGTACGGTGCGGTCGAAGGACTGACCTACCACGCCTACCACGAGGCGGTGCCGTTCGCCGAGGGCTACATCGGCACCGAGACGGTGACGATGCTCGCCGGCGCTGGACTTTCGCTCGGACTGGCGCTCGCCGGAGCTGGGCTGGCCTACTCGCTGTACAACGTCCCGGAGCCGGTACCCCACACGGAGAAGCTAGGACCGGTCCGGACGCTCCTGCGTAGCAACTACTACCAGGACGAGTACCAGGTCTGGCTCGCCGAAGGGCTCACGCTGCCGCTGTCTCGAGCCGCAGACCGGTTCGATCAGGGCGTCATCGACGGCGTCGTCAACGGCGTCTCGAGCGTGAGCCTGTTCGGAAGTGGCTGGATCAAACGGATCCAGACCGGCGTCGTGACGAACTACGCGGCGCTGCTGGTGCTTGGATTCATCGTATTACTCGTAGTTCTCGGTCTCCACGGAGGGTGGTTCGCATGA
- a CDS encoding complex I subunit 4 family protein has translation MMIETLIAVALVGALLTFVAPNKVAGKLAFAISLIPAALSLWMFTAFDGSGNALLDGQLAFESQMEWIQLGEYSISWFVGLDGISLPLVVLTTVLITLAIVSSWTPIDDRQSQFYGLLLFIEANLIGVFAALDFFLWFVFWEAVLIPMYLLIGVWGGPRRKYAAIKFFVYTNVASLVMFVAFISLVFGLGDSVTSFALPEIAAAMLEGGPGSFAGIAGSTLAAAVFIAMFLGFAVKVPVVPFHTWLPDAHVEAPTPASVLLAGVLLKMGTYALLRFNFTMFPDQVEAFAIPIAALAVISVIYGAMLALAQTDLKRIVAYSSVSSMGYVILGLVAYTQFGVGGATFQMVSHGLISGLMFMAVGVIYNATHTRMVTDMSGMADRMPIAVGVLIAGAFGYMGLPLMSGFAAEYFIFFGAFGSEMLEYAPAFTALAMFGIVIVAGYLLFAMQRTLFGPYRLETDYDVGRAPLHDVAPMFVLLALIIALGVAPELIFDMIKDAVDPILALGGGA, from the coding sequence ATGATGATCGAAACGCTCATCGCGGTCGCACTGGTCGGTGCGCTGCTCACGTTCGTCGCACCGAATAAGGTCGCAGGAAAACTCGCGTTCGCCATCAGTCTGATTCCGGCGGCGCTGTCCCTGTGGATGTTCACCGCGTTCGACGGCAGTGGTAACGCCTTGCTCGACGGCCAACTCGCCTTCGAGTCCCAGATGGAGTGGATCCAGCTGGGAGAGTACTCGATTAGCTGGTTCGTCGGTCTCGACGGGATCAGCCTCCCGCTCGTCGTCCTGACGACGGTGCTGATCACGCTCGCGATCGTGAGTTCCTGGACACCGATCGACGACCGGCAGTCCCAGTTCTACGGGCTCCTGTTGTTCATCGAGGCGAATCTGATCGGCGTCTTCGCGGCGCTCGATTTCTTCCTCTGGTTCGTCTTCTGGGAGGCCGTCCTCATCCCGATGTACCTGCTGATCGGCGTCTGGGGCGGCCCGCGCCGGAAGTACGCCGCGATCAAGTTCTTCGTCTACACGAACGTGGCGTCGCTCGTGATGTTCGTCGCGTTCATCTCGCTCGTGTTCGGACTCGGTGACTCGGTGACGAGTTTCGCTCTGCCAGAGATCGCAGCGGCGATGCTCGAGGGTGGCCCCGGTTCGTTCGCCGGTATCGCGGGCAGTACGCTCGCCGCCGCCGTCTTCATCGCGATGTTCCTCGGGTTCGCGGTGAAGGTCCCGGTCGTTCCGTTCCACACCTGGCTGCCGGACGCACACGTTGAGGCACCGACCCCCGCGTCGGTGCTGCTGGCCGGCGTCCTGCTGAAGATGGGGACGTACGCCCTGCTCCGGTTCAACTTCACGATGTTCCCGGACCAGGTCGAGGCGTTCGCGATCCCTATCGCCGCACTCGCCGTCATCAGCGTCATCTACGGCGCGATGCTGGCGCTCGCACAGACCGACCTCAAACGGATCGTCGCGTACTCGTCGGTCTCGTCGATGGGTTACGTCATCCTGGGTCTCGTCGCGTACACCCAGTTTGGCGTCGGTGGCGCGACGTTCCAGATGGTCTCACACGGTCTCATCTCGGGACTGATGTTCATGGCCGTCGGCGTCATCTACAACGCCACGCACACCCGGATGGTGACGGACATGTCCGGGATGGCAGACCGGATGCCGATCGCCGTCGGCGTTCTCATCGCCGGCGCGTTCGGCTACATGGGCCTGCCGCTAATGTCCGGCTTCGCGGCGGAGTACTTCATCTTCTTCGGAGCCTTCGGTTCCGAGATGCTCGAGTACGCCCCCGCGTTCACCGCACTGGCGATGTTCGGCATCGTCATCGTCGCGGGCTACCTGCTGTTTGCGATGCAGCGGACGCTGTTCGGTCCGTATCGCCTCGAAACCGACTACGACGTGGGCCGTGCACCGCTTCACGACGTCGCACCGATGTTCGTGTTGCTGGCGCTGATCATCGCGCTTGGCGTGGCTCCCGAACTGATCTTCGACATGATTAAAGACGCAGTGGATCCGATCCTCGCGCTCGGAGGTGGTGCGTGA
- a CDS encoding NADH-quinone oxidoreductase subunit N, which yields MAPLIELHSWSALAPMLILALTGLALFVFDSINPRSTNRSALAGISTAGALASLGVAVWYIVAGVGDPARRGAFDLFGGQLIVDQMALFFMVVVAVVTAMVSIASYDYFLEHAYQAEYYSLMLLAATGMSTMAAANSLVTVFIALELASLPSFALVAILKTNRGSVEAGLKYFLIGALSSAIFVYGISLVYGATGYMQLDAIAANLEGAEGFSGLLGLGVVMLIGGFAYKTASVPFHFWAPEAYEGAPAPISAFLSSASKAAGFVIAFRVFATAFPIETMAGMGIDWTLAFVILSIVTMTIGNFAAATQENVKRMLAYSSVGHAGYALIGLAGLTGTGSNDVVLGAAMMHLLVYGFMNTGAFLFIALAEYWGVGRTFEDYNGLAKQAPMASAAMTIFMFSLAGIPPFGGFFSKYFLLTGAIDAGLLVVAVALVVNSALSLYYYSRLVKALWIEEPVLERDSLSQPTGLYVAIIFAAVMTVVILPGFGPVADTAIEAAAAVVP from the coding sequence ATGGCGCCGCTGATCGAGCTCCACAGCTGGTCTGCGCTCGCGCCGATGCTGATCCTGGCACTGACGGGACTGGCGCTGTTCGTCTTCGACAGCATCAACCCGCGATCGACGAACAGGTCGGCCCTCGCCGGCATCTCGACGGCCGGGGCGCTCGCTTCGCTGGGCGTCGCCGTCTGGTACATCGTCGCCGGCGTCGGCGACCCCGCTCGCCGGGGGGCGTTCGACCTCTTCGGCGGCCAGTTGATCGTCGACCAGATGGCACTGTTCTTCATGGTCGTCGTCGCGGTCGTCACCGCAATGGTCTCGATCGCGAGCTACGACTACTTCCTCGAGCACGCCTACCAGGCCGAGTACTACTCGCTGATGTTGCTGGCTGCGACCGGCATGTCGACCATGGCGGCCGCAAACAGCCTCGTGACGGTCTTCATCGCGCTCGAGCTGGCCAGCCTGCCGTCGTTCGCGCTGGTGGCGATCCTCAAGACCAACCGCGGGAGCGTCGAGGCCGGTCTGAAGTACTTCCTGATCGGCGCGCTCTCGTCGGCGATCTTCGTCTACGGGATCAGCCTCGTCTACGGGGCGACCGGTTACATGCAACTCGACGCGATCGCCGCGAACCTCGAGGGTGCCGAAGGCTTCTCCGGCCTGCTCGGACTCGGCGTGGTGATGCTGATCGGTGGGTTCGCCTACAAGACCGCGAGCGTCCCCTTCCACTTCTGGGCGCCGGAGGCCTACGAGGGTGCGCCCGCGCCGATCTCGGCGTTTCTCTCGTCGGCGTCGAAAGCCGCCGGGTTCGTGATCGCGTTCCGCGTGTTCGCGACGGCGTTCCCGATCGAGACGATGGCCGGCATGGGAATCGACTGGACGCTCGCGTTCGTGATCCTCTCGATCGTCACGATGACGATCGGGAACTTCGCGGCCGCGACCCAGGAGAACGTAAAGCGGATGCTCGCGTACTCGTCGGTCGGTCACGCCGGCTACGCGCTGATCGGCCTCGCCGGGCTGACCGGGACCGGGAGCAACGACGTCGTCCTCGGTGCAGCGATGATGCACCTGCTGGTCTACGGCTTCATGAACACGGGCGCGTTCCTGTTCATCGCCCTGGCTGAGTACTGGGGCGTCGGCCGGACCTTCGAGGACTACAACGGCCTCGCGAAGCAGGCACCGATGGCCTCCGCTGCGATGACGATCTTCATGTTCAGTCTCGCCGGCATCCCGCCGTTCGGTGGCTTCTTCAGCAAGTACTTCCTGCTGACGGGCGCGATCGACGCCGGCTTGCTCGTCGTCGCAGTCGCGCTCGTGGTCAACAGCGCGCTGTCGCTGTACTACTACTCGCGGCTGGTCAAGGCGCTGTGGATCGAAGAGCCGGTCTTGGAGCGCGACTCGCTCTCGCAGCCGACCGGTCTCTACGTGGCGATCATCTTCGCCGCCGTGATGACCGTCGTTATCCTGCCCGGCTTCGGGCCGGTCGCAGACACTGCGATCGAGGCGGCCGCAGCGGTCGTCCCCTGA
- a CDS encoding DHH family phosphoesterase, translating into MISRLVLGCGTIGQRIVERLAEYDGHLLVIADDPDVVETLRDENVRARRSDPTDPDVLAALETPDAVFVADDRTDRNRRILELASDRFPEAALVAHLGGNPDGEDGQVIRSTADRIVDPSRDLAEWVLDRTTSPSAENALALRRKLSTIDGRLAVVMHDNPDPDAIASAVALCDIAATVDVDADACYFGEISHQENRAMVNLLDLDLRNLEPEASLEEYAAFALVDHSRPGINDQLPEELHVDVVIDHHPPHGPVPAEFYDLREDVGATSTVLTEYLERFGLDLDRRTATALLYGIRVDTNDFTREVSSSDFRAAATLLPAVDANVLRQVEAPTVEGETFDTIARAIKNRTRRGSVVVASAGRLSSRDALPQAADQLLTMEDVDTTLVFGFMGEMVFLSARSRAGEIDLGATLRDAFDPIGSAGGHADMAGAQLEIGILGGVDDEEQVDSIKSVVEEVITHRFFEAIRTRPGTPVGAYSQTSEWLFAPDEGASENA; encoded by the coding sequence ATGATTTCCCGGCTCGTACTCGGGTGCGGGACTATCGGACAACGGATCGTCGAACGACTCGCCGAGTACGACGGTCACCTCCTCGTTATCGCCGACGACCCGGACGTCGTCGAGACGCTTCGAGACGAGAACGTTCGAGCGCGACGCAGCGATCCGACCGACCCGGACGTGCTCGCCGCTCTCGAGACGCCGGACGCCGTCTTCGTCGCCGACGACCGAACCGATCGAAACCGCCGCATTCTCGAGCTCGCGAGCGATCGGTTTCCGGAGGCCGCGTTAGTGGCACACCTCGGCGGGAATCCAGACGGCGAGGACGGGCAGGTCATCAGGTCGACCGCCGATCGCATCGTCGATCCGAGCCGGGACCTCGCCGAGTGGGTACTCGACCGGACGACGAGTCCGTCGGCGGAGAACGCACTGGCGTTGCGCCGAAAACTCTCGACGATCGACGGACGACTTGCCGTCGTGATGCACGACAATCCGGACCCGGACGCCATCGCGAGTGCCGTCGCACTCTGTGACATCGCGGCGACAGTCGACGTCGACGCGGACGCGTGTTACTTCGGCGAGATCTCACACCAGGAGAACCGAGCGATGGTGAACTTGCTCGACCTCGACCTGCGAAATCTCGAGCCGGAGGCGTCACTCGAGGAGTACGCCGCGTTCGCACTGGTCGATCACTCGCGGCCGGGTATCAACGACCAGTTGCCCGAGGAGTTGCACGTCGACGTCGTCATCGACCATCATCCACCGCACGGTCCGGTTCCGGCCGAGTTTTACGACCTGCGCGAGGACGTCGGCGCGACGAGTACGGTCCTCACCGAGTACCTAGAGCGGTTCGGTCTCGACCTCGATCGGCGGACAGCCACGGCGTTGCTGTACGGCATTCGAGTCGACACGAACGACTTCACGCGAGAGGTCTCCTCGAGTGACTTCCGTGCAGCAGCGACCCTGTTGCCCGCCGTCGACGCCAACGTGTTACGACAGGTCGAGGCACCGACGGTCGAAGGAGAGACGTTCGACACGATCGCCAGGGCGATCAAGAACCGAACCCGGCGCGGGTCGGTCGTCGTCGCGAGCGCCGGACGGCTCTCCAGTCGTGACGCACTTCCGCAGGCGGCCGATCAGCTCCTCACCATGGAGGACGTGGACACGACGCTCGTCTTTGGCTTCATGGGCGAGATGGTGTTTCTGTCGGCGCGGTCGCGAGCCGGCGAGATCGATCTGGGCGCGACCTTGCGGGACGCGTTCGACCCGATCGGAAGCGCGGGTGGACACGCCGACATGGCTGGCGCACAGCTCGAGATCGGCATTCTGGGTGGGGTAGACGACGAAGAGCAGGTCGACTCGATCAAAAGTGTCGTCGAAGAAGTGATCACGCACCGATTCTTCGAGGCGATCCGAACGCGTCCGGGAACGCCCGTCGGCGCGTACAGCCAGACGAGCGAGTGGTTGTTCGCCCCCGACGAAGGAGCGAGCGAGAACGCTTGA